One Pyrococcus furiosus DSM 3638 genomic region harbors:
- the glmS gene encoding glutamine--fructose-6-phosphate transaminase (isomerizing), whose product MCGIIGYIGPRRASPILVEGLKRLEYRGYDSAGIAVLNEGRIEIRKGAGKIDELVGKLKFQEIPGNIGIGHTRWATHGVPNDINAHPHTDCTGKIVVVHNGIVENFHELKEELLKKGHVFRSDTDTELIAHLIEENLRIIKNFEDAFRMALLRLKGSYALVVLFADDPERLYIARKDSPLIIGIGNGEMFVASDIPAFLAYTNKAVFLDDGEYGIVSRYEFIVKDIVTGFPKIKDVVTISWTLEMAEKGGFDHFMLKEIYEQPRAIKDAIYGNIEAIKEVAEVVSNYDKIIMIGMGTSYHAALVGKYLFQRFTKTPVIVEEASEFRYEYEDIIDKDTLVVAITQSGETADTVAGIKLAKNKGAKVLGIVNVVGSLATRIADITLYTHAGPEIGVAATKTYTTQLMVLTLLAMELGKKIGTDVSEIENILPRLPEIIDSALGLNEKIKGIAKNILPKHDLFYIGRGINVPTALEGALKIKEIAYVHAEGLSAGELKHGPLALIEEGVPVISIAPSGKTFEKMLSNIEEAKARGGYIISLGDDIRLSEISDEWIRLPKLPEEITPIVYIVPLQLLAYHLAVLRGNNPDRPRNLAKSVTVE is encoded by the coding sequence GTGTGTGGAATCATAGGCTACATAGGTCCCAGGAGGGCCAGTCCTATTCTAGTAGAGGGACTTAAAAGGCTTGAGTACAGGGGATATGATTCAGCGGGCATTGCTGTACTAAACGAGGGAAGAATTGAAATCAGAAAGGGTGCTGGAAAAATTGACGAGCTTGTAGGAAAGCTGAAGTTTCAAGAAATTCCCGGAAACATAGGAATTGGCCACACAAGATGGGCAACACATGGCGTTCCAAACGACATAAATGCCCATCCTCACACAGATTGTACTGGAAAAATAGTGGTAGTGCACAATGGAATAGTAGAGAATTTCCACGAGCTTAAAGAAGAGTTGCTAAAAAAAGGCCACGTATTTAGAAGCGACACAGATACTGAGCTAATTGCCCACTTAATAGAAGAGAACCTTAGAATAATAAAGAATTTTGAAGATGCATTTAGAATGGCCCTGCTTAGATTAAAAGGTTCTTATGCTCTAGTTGTTTTGTTTGCAGACGATCCGGAAAGGTTATACATAGCAAGGAAAGATAGCCCTTTAATAATTGGAATTGGAAATGGAGAGATGTTTGTAGCTAGCGACATTCCTGCATTTTTGGCGTATACAAACAAAGCTGTTTTCTTGGATGATGGAGAGTATGGTATTGTTTCGAGGTATGAGTTTATAGTCAAGGACATAGTAACAGGTTTCCCAAAGATAAAAGATGTAGTTACAATCTCATGGACATTAGAAATGGCTGAGAAAGGAGGATTTGATCATTTCATGCTTAAAGAAATTTATGAACAACCGAGGGCAATAAAAGACGCTATTTATGGAAACATAGAGGCAATTAAAGAGGTAGCTGAAGTTGTTTCTAACTATGACAAAATCATCATGATCGGAATGGGAACCTCTTATCATGCAGCCCTTGTAGGTAAATACCTTTTCCAAAGATTTACAAAAACCCCCGTGATAGTTGAAGAAGCCAGCGAGTTTAGGTATGAGTATGAGGACATAATAGACAAAGACACGCTAGTAGTGGCAATCACACAAAGTGGAGAGACTGCAGATACTGTAGCTGGGATTAAATTAGCCAAAAACAAGGGGGCAAAAGTCCTGGGAATTGTTAACGTTGTAGGAAGCCTAGCTACCAGGATAGCTGATATAACCCTCTATACCCACGCAGGACCAGAAATTGGCGTTGCGGCGACTAAAACATACACTACTCAGTTAATGGTTTTAACTTTGTTGGCGATGGAGTTGGGGAAGAAAATTGGAACTGATGTTAGCGAGATTGAGAATATTCTTCCCAGGCTGCCAGAGATTATTGATTCTGCATTAGGACTCAATGAAAAAATAAAGGGGATTGCAAAGAATATTTTACCCAAACACGATTTGTTCTACATTGGAAGAGGGATCAACGTTCCAACAGCATTAGAGGGAGCATTAAAGATTAAGGAGATAGCCTACGTTCATGCAGAGGGGTTATCGGCAGGAGAACTAAAGCATGGTCCCTTAGCCTTAATAGAAGAGGGAGTGCCAGTTATCTCCATAGCACCCAGCGGAAAAACGTTTGAAAAGATGCTTTCAAACATTGAAGAGGCTAAAGCCAGAGGAGGTTACATAATCTCCCTGGGGGATGACATTAGATTGTCTGAAATAAGCGACGAGTGGATTAGACTTCCAAAACTTCCAGAGGAGATCACTCCAATCGTTTATATTGTGCCATTGCAATTACTTGCCTATCATTTGGCAGTATTAAGGGGGAATAACCCCGACAGGCCTAGAAATTTAGCTAAGTCCGTAACCGTTGAATAG
- a CDS encoding TldD/PmbA family protein, whose product MIPEYLIKKLEELNIEWEIYAEKYWITSVKAKKREKVEVEIGKHTISGGIGLRVIYGGHLGFSYVTGTPTKEDVEMLIKRALKLARVGKVTHPGLPTPKKVNAVKIYDKRIANLTVEDIIEHLLFLVDVEANSQGSIGFGEGERDVVNSNGINLREDYTYLGIFLEVFKKNKGIGGEEKTFRLMPKIDDVVEEVRRKALWEFELSSKAKRLESYEGEIILEPKALLSILSILIPNFSAKNVYYKRSRFSSLGERVSKENFSLIDDPTIEGGVSSFSFDGEGNPGIKKYLIKDGLVSSFLADEKYGRLLGITGGNAMRSFSSLPGIGTSNLVIPPGNTEPEEGVFIRRVYGEHTANPVSGDFSLNIGLGYIIKDGEVMGFKDNMLIGNIFAMLNNILEVGKRVEEISGAIFPKIATNLKIV is encoded by the coding sequence ATGATTCCCGAATACCTAATCAAGAAGCTAGAAGAGTTGAATATAGAATGGGAAATTTATGCTGAAAAGTATTGGATAACGTCGGTTAAAGCAAAAAAGCGTGAAAAAGTAGAAGTTGAAATAGGAAAGCACACAATTTCAGGTGGGATTGGATTACGGGTTATTTATGGGGGACATTTAGGATTTTCTTATGTTACTGGGACTCCAACAAAAGAGGACGTTGAAATGCTGATTAAAAGAGCACTTAAACTGGCTAGGGTTGGGAAGGTAACTCACCCAGGTCTTCCAACTCCTAAAAAAGTTAATGCTGTGAAAATTTACGACAAGAGAATAGCGAATTTAACCGTGGAGGATATTATTGAACATCTGCTTTTCCTTGTAGACGTCGAGGCAAATTCCCAGGGGTCAATAGGATTTGGAGAGGGGGAGAGAGATGTAGTTAATTCCAATGGAATTAATCTCAGGGAGGATTATACGTACCTTGGAATTTTCCTTGAGGTCTTTAAGAAAAATAAGGGAATTGGAGGGGAAGAAAAAACATTCAGATTAATGCCGAAAATTGATGATGTTGTGGAAGAAGTAAGAAGGAAAGCTCTGTGGGAGTTTGAGCTAAGCTCTAAAGCTAAAAGGCTGGAAAGCTATGAAGGGGAGATTATTTTAGAACCGAAAGCTCTATTATCTATTCTGTCAATTTTAATTCCAAACTTTTCAGCTAAAAACGTATACTATAAGAGAAGTAGATTTTCAAGCCTTGGTGAGAGGGTTTCCAAAGAGAACTTTAGTCTCATTGACGATCCAACAATTGAAGGCGGAGTTTCTAGCTTTAGCTTTGATGGGGAAGGCAATCCTGGAATTAAAAAATATTTAATTAAAGACGGCCTCGTTAGCTCTTTCCTTGCAGACGAGAAGTATGGAAGACTCCTTGGAATTACTGGGGGAAATGCTATGAGGAGCTTTTCTTCTCTCCCTGGGATTGGAACAAGTAACCTTGTAATACCTCCAGGAAATACTGAGCCTGAGGAGGGAGTTTTTATAAGGAGGGTGTATGGTGAGCATACTGCAAATCCGGTTTCTGGAGACTTTTCCCTAAATATTGGACTTGGATACATAATTAAGGATGGGGAGGTGATGGGATTCAAAGATAATATGCTTATCGGAAATATATTTGCAATGTTAAATAACATTTTGGAAGTTGGAAAAAGAGTGGAGGAGATAAGTGGCGCAATTTTTCCAAAAATTGCAACGAATCTTAAAATAGTTTAA
- the psmB gene encoding archaeal proteasome endopeptidase complex subunit beta: MEKKTGTTTVGIKVKDGVVLAADTQASLDHMVETLNIKKIIPITDRIAITTAGSVGDVQMLARYLEAEARYYYFTWGRPMTTKAMANLLSNILNENRWFPYLVQIIIGGYVDEPTIANLDPFGGLIFDDYTATGSGTPFAIAVLEEGYREDLTIEEAKELAIRAVRAAGRRDVYTGSKKVQVVTITKDGMKEEFVV, translated from the coding sequence ATGGAGAAAAAGACTGGAACGACTACGGTAGGTATTAAGGTAAAAGACGGCGTTGTGCTTGCTGCTGACACTCAAGCCTCCCTTGATCACATGGTTGAGACACTTAACATAAAGAAGATCATCCCAATCACAGATAGAATAGCAATAACGACTGCTGGTAGCGTTGGAGATGTTCAAATGCTTGCTAGATACCTAGAGGCTGAAGCAAGATACTACTACTTCACCTGGGGTAGACCAATGACTACAAAGGCCATGGCGAACCTCTTGAGCAACATACTGAACGAAAACAGATGGTTCCCATATTTGGTTCAGATAATCATTGGAGGATACGTGGATGAACCAACAATAGCAAACCTAGATCCCTTTGGAGGCTTAATATTTGATGACTACACAGCAACAGGTTCCGGAACCCCCTTTGCAATTGCAGTTTTAGAAGAGGGATATAGAGAGGACTTAACTATAGAGGAGGCAAAAGAACTTGCAATTAGAGCGGTAAGAGCAGCTGGGAGAAGAGACGTCTACACCGGAAGCAAGAAGGTTCAAGTGGTCACAATAACTAAGGACGGCATGAAGGAAGAGTTTGTAGTATGA
- a CDS encoding ECF transporter S component codes for MKANAREIAFTAIMTALALVFQVLPLKVRTPWGMSIDLVAVPVVLLYLLFGFRTSMLGLVAVTFGLMIISGPNSLGIGPIMKFFATLSVLIGLIFAEKVDPERTIKYLLAGFVVASVIRSVLMILLNYYFALPIYLKFVLGYDITSGQEIIRIVEEMMHMPFWLAIALPNTIQTAVDVFVAYLVVGRVKKIIF; via the coding sequence ATGAAAGCTAATGCAAGAGAGATAGCGTTTACAGCTATAATGACAGCTTTGGCCCTAGTGTTCCAAGTGCTTCCCCTAAAAGTCAGGACTCCCTGGGGAATGAGCATAGATTTAGTTGCCGTTCCAGTGGTGTTGCTATACTTATTGTTTGGATTTAGGACTTCAATGCTAGGACTAGTAGCAGTGACTTTCGGCCTCATGATAATCTCTGGCCCCAACTCCCTGGGAATAGGCCCAATAATGAAGTTCTTTGCAACTCTTTCAGTTTTAATCGGGTTAATATTTGCAGAGAAAGTTGATCCAGAGAGAACAATCAAGTACCTCTTAGCAGGATTTGTAGTTGCAAGCGTGATAAGAAGCGTGCTTATGATACTTCTCAATTACTACTTTGCCCTCCCAATATACCTAAAATTCGTGCTTGGATATGACATAACCTCTGGACAAGAGATAATAAGGATAGTGGAAGAGATGATGCACATGCCATTCTGGCTAGCAATTGCACTACCCAATACCATACAAACAGCTGTAGATGTGTTCGTAGCGTATTTAGTTGTGGGAAGAGTGAAAAAGATAATTTTCTAA
- a CDS encoding DUF257 family protein has product MEINEFISQLKLGETVLVEHSSYSKPELLFYGIIKESRMPVVIDDILDTLFEYYNKLKVWGYDLTVFDKVYVIKAGGNEVIGNLLGKLEVGKYVIEAREYTKIIKEVNPPIINPVLGVHKLILLGNLLENLRLLKEISTYVGNENRVAIYFVNRDVVESHSPAALKLLEEISTSVFQLNEENKIKRMK; this is encoded by the coding sequence ATGGAAATTAATGAATTCATTTCACAGCTTAAGTTAGGGGAAACAGTTTTAGTTGAGCATTCTTCATATTCAAAGCCCGAACTTCTTTTTTATGGGATAATCAAAGAGTCGAGGATGCCCGTGGTTATTGATGATATCTTGGATACCCTCTTTGAATACTACAATAAGCTTAAAGTTTGGGGATATGACTTGACCGTTTTTGACAAAGTTTACGTGATAAAGGCCGGGGGTAATGAGGTTATTGGAAATCTTCTTGGAAAGTTAGAGGTAGGGAAGTATGTTATAGAAGCGAGAGAATATACCAAAATAATTAAAGAAGTTAATCCACCCATAATAAACCCGGTATTAGGAGTTCACAAGCTTATTCTTTTAGGAAATCTTCTAGAAAACTTGAGATTGCTTAAAGAGATCTCTACATATGTAGGAAATGAGAATAGAGTTGCAATTTACTTTGTGAATAGGGACGTTGTGGAGTCTCACTCACCAGCAGCTCTTAAGTTACTTGAGGAGATTTCAACATCGGTGTTCCAGTTGAACGAAGAAAATAAAATTAAAAGAATGAAGTAA
- a CDS encoding TldD/PmbA family protein has translation MNIDVDKIIKTAEAYAERYGVKFFDIRIERYTFSTVDVENLEVSKVRQDSEVGMGVRALGKGWGFSSTSDIKEFESAIKNAMKLSKFSDYNVTIYQGDPIVDKAEIKERLPLFDISLEEKVDLGMKLAKEMQREYIKSVKVSYYEEIVEKLYLSSEGSQIMTKIPRVLLTLSAVARRGDIMQTYWKSVGGTGGFEIIKSYDVYSWAKKISEKAVSLLSAKSPPSGKMDVLIDPELAGVFIHEAIGHAAEGDAIKDNSSIFVGLLGKKVGVEELTVVDDPTLEGKFGSYIYDDEGQPGGRVEIIKNGILNSFLTDRESSLVLEMPPNGHGRAEDYGSRPLVRMSNTYIEPGDWKFEEMIEEMKRGVYMLGDKGGEVDIVNGTFTFGAKEGYLIENGEIKHQLRDVALSGKILEILKEIRAIGNDLRIEFPGYCGKGQWVPVDDGGPHVLLKAIVGGLQ, from the coding sequence ATGAACATTGATGTTGACAAAATAATCAAAACAGCGGAAGCTTATGCTGAACGTTATGGTGTGAAATTCTTCGACATAAGAATTGAAAGATACACATTCTCCACTGTGGATGTTGAGAATTTAGAAGTGAGCAAAGTTCGCCAAGATTCCGAAGTAGGGATGGGTGTTAGAGCTCTAGGCAAAGGTTGGGGGTTTTCTTCAACAAGCGATATTAAAGAGTTCGAGAGTGCAATTAAAAACGCCATGAAGTTGTCTAAATTTTCTGACTATAACGTTACAATTTACCAAGGGGATCCCATTGTTGATAAGGCCGAGATAAAAGAAAGATTACCTCTGTTTGATATTTCTCTTGAGGAAAAGGTAGATTTAGGGATGAAATTAGCTAAGGAAATGCAGAGAGAATACATTAAGAGCGTTAAGGTTTCATACTATGAAGAGATAGTTGAAAAGTTATACTTGAGTTCTGAAGGAAGCCAGATAATGACGAAGATCCCGAGAGTTCTTCTCACGCTTTCAGCTGTAGCTAGAAGAGGAGATATAATGCAAACTTATTGGAAGTCAGTTGGAGGAACTGGAGGGTTCGAAATAATTAAAAGTTATGACGTTTACTCCTGGGCAAAGAAAATCAGTGAAAAAGCAGTGAGTTTGCTTTCTGCGAAGTCCCCTCCATCAGGAAAAATGGACGTATTGATAGATCCAGAGCTTGCGGGAGTTTTTATTCATGAGGCCATAGGACATGCTGCTGAAGGAGATGCGATTAAAGATAATAGTAGTATCTTTGTGGGACTACTTGGAAAGAAAGTAGGGGTAGAAGAGCTGACAGTAGTTGATGATCCCACCCTGGAGGGAAAATTTGGATCTTATATCTATGATGATGAAGGCCAGCCTGGGGGGAGAGTCGAAATAATAAAGAACGGGATTCTTAATTCTTTTCTTACTGATAGAGAAAGTTCTTTGGTCTTGGAAATGCCTCCTAATGGTCATGGACGGGCTGAAGATTATGGAAGTAGACCTCTTGTTAGAATGTCAAACACCTACATAGAGCCGGGAGATTGGAAATTTGAGGAAATGATTGAAGAAATGAAGAGGGGAGTTTACATGCTGGGAGATAAGGGTGGAGAAGTTGACATAGTGAATGGCACATTTACATTTGGAGCAAAAGAGGGGTATTTAATAGAAAATGGAGAAATTAAACATCAGCTCAGAGATGTTGCGCTTTCTGGGAAGATACTTGAAATATTAAAAGAAATAAGAGCTATTGGAAATGACTTACGCATAGAATTTCCAGGATACTGTGGAAAGGGCCAATGGGTTCCAGTTGATGATGGTGGGCCGCATGTTTTATTGAAAGCAATTGTAGGTGGTCTTCAATGA